A genomic stretch from Photobacterium atrarenae includes:
- a CDS encoding (Fe-S)-binding protein: MKVNFFATCLCDTVKAEVAKKTVELLEQLGCEIIFPEKQGCCGQPSLNSGYIEGSKPAMKNMIMAFEENDHLIVTPAGSCAASIKRYPEYLADEPEWAARAQKLADRLYELTQFIVNILGVDNVGARLEGRAVYHPSCSLIRKLGVREEPLRLLANVDGLEMVPIKNQETCCGFGGTFSVKMSEISGEMVKEKVHHISTVEPDYLIGADISCLINIGGRMTREGRPIKVMHIVDVLMSR, translated from the coding sequence ATGAAGGTAAACTTTTTTGCCACCTGTCTGTGCGACACAGTCAAAGCCGAAGTTGCCAAAAAGACTGTCGAGCTGCTGGAACAGCTTGGCTGCGAAATCATCTTTCCTGAAAAACAAGGATGTTGCGGTCAGCCTTCATTGAATAGTGGCTACATTGAAGGCAGCAAACCGGCAATGAAAAATATGATTATGGCGTTTGAGGAGAATGATCACCTGATCGTCACCCCGGCCGGCTCATGTGCCGCCTCGATCAAACGCTACCCGGAATACCTGGCCGATGAGCCGGAGTGGGCAGCCCGAGCACAGAAACTGGCCGATCGCCTGTACGAACTGACCCAGTTTATCGTCAACATCCTGGGTGTCGACAACGTTGGTGCCCGCCTCGAAGGTCGCGCCGTCTATCACCCGTCCTGCAGCCTAATCCGTAAGCTGGGCGTGCGTGAAGAGCCGCTGCGCCTGCTGGCCAATGTTGACGGGCTGGAAATGGTGCCAATCAAAAACCAGGAAACCTGCTGTGGCTTCGGCGGGACCTTCTCGGTCAAAATGTCCGAAATTTCCGGTGAGATGGTGAAAGAGAAAGTTCACCACATCAGCACGGTTGAACCAGACTACCTGATCGGCGCCGATATCAGTTGCCTGATCAACATTGGTGGCCGCATGACCCGCGAAGGTCGCCCGATCAAAGTGATGCACATTGTCGATGTGCTGATGAGCCGTTAA
- a CDS encoding LON peptidase substrate-binding domain-containing protein — protein MQLPLFPLQLYLLPGGISKLRIFEPRYIRLVKLAMASGEGFGLCMKDGDALCHFGTRTIITDFERLSDGLLGITVQAVEKFVINDHWQEDDGLRFGDISPIKNWSPVTVKFADRGIAHSLQALFEEYPEHATNYPEPDFNDTTWVCQRWLELLPLETNQKQWFMSRNDHRAALSFLHNIIDEQLKEE, from the coding sequence ATGCAGCTACCCCTTTTTCCGTTACAGCTTTACTTATTGCCGGGTGGGATCAGCAAACTGAGAATTTTTGAGCCCCGCTACATTCGCCTGGTCAAACTGGCGATGGCATCCGGCGAAGGCTTTGGTCTCTGTATGAAAGATGGCGACGCTTTATGCCATTTTGGCACCCGAACTATCATCACCGATTTTGAGCGCCTCTCCGACGGCCTACTCGGAATCACGGTCCAGGCGGTTGAAAAGTTCGTGATCAATGATCACTGGCAGGAGGATGACGGACTCCGCTTTGGCGATATCTCGCCCATCAAAAACTGGTCGCCGGTGACGGTGAAGTTTGCCGATCGGGGGATAGCCCACAGTCTGCAGGCGCTGTTTGAAGAGTACCCGGAACACGCAACCAACTACCCGGAGCCCGACTTCAATGACACCACCTGGGTGTGTCAGCGCTGGTTGGAACTCCTACCGCTGGAGACCAATCAGAAACAGTGGTTCATGAGCCGCAATGACCACCGCGCCGCACTCTCGTTTCTCCACAACATCATCGATGAGCAACTGAAAGAAGAATAA
- the bioA gene encoding adenosylmethionine--8-amino-7-oxononanoate transaminase, with protein sequence MDLVFDQQHVWHPYTSTLNPLPCYPVESASGVLLKLEDGRELVDGMSSWWAAIHGYNHPQLNNAAKAQIDQMSHVMFGGITHQPAVELCRKLVEMTPEPLQQVFLADSGSVAVEVALKMALQYWHARGEQRPKFLTLRHGYHGDTFAAMSVTDPDNSMHGLYKGFLPEHIFAKSPTTRFGEDWQEDDIRDFAAQLDTHHQEVAAVILEPIVQGAGGMRIYHPTYLQRVRELCDEYGVLLIADEIATGFGRTGKLFACEHAGISPDILCVGKALTGGYMTLSATLTTKHVADTVCSGAAGCFMHGPTFMGNPLACAVANASLTLLQTGEWQQQVESIEKQLAETLPEIGKLKTVKDVRWLGAIGVVELHEPVDLAEIQQRFVDQGVWIRPFGTLVYIMPPFIINQQELSRLTSAILITLG encoded by the coding sequence ATTGATCTGGTATTTGACCAGCAGCATGTCTGGCATCCCTACACCTCAACGCTCAACCCGCTGCCTTGCTATCCGGTAGAAAGCGCCAGCGGCGTCCTACTGAAACTGGAAGATGGCCGGGAGCTGGTCGACGGCATGTCTTCCTGGTGGGCGGCGATCCACGGCTACAATCATCCGCAACTCAACAACGCCGCCAAAGCGCAAATCGACCAGATGTCCCATGTAATGTTCGGCGGGATCACCCACCAGCCGGCCGTTGAGTTGTGCCGCAAACTGGTCGAGATGACCCCCGAGCCGTTGCAGCAGGTCTTTCTGGCCGATTCAGGCTCGGTTGCGGTGGAAGTTGCACTGAAAATGGCGCTGCAATATTGGCATGCCAGAGGCGAGCAGCGGCCTAAGTTCCTCACCCTACGTCATGGCTACCACGGTGATACATTTGCTGCGATGTCGGTGACCGATCCGGACAACTCGATGCACGGGCTATACAAAGGGTTTCTGCCTGAGCATATTTTTGCCAAGTCGCCAACCACCCGGTTTGGCGAGGACTGGCAAGAAGACGACATCCGGGATTTTGCTGCGCAGCTAGATACCCATCACCAGGAGGTTGCAGCGGTCATTCTTGAGCCGATTGTCCAGGGGGCCGGCGGAATGCGGATCTATCACCCAACCTACCTCCAGCGGGTTCGCGAGCTGTGCGATGAGTATGGCGTGCTGCTGATCGCTGATGAGATTGCGACCGGATTTGGCCGCACCGGGAAACTGTTTGCCTGCGAGCATGCCGGGATCAGCCCGGATATCCTATGTGTCGGCAAAGCCCTGACCGGCGGCTACATGACCCTGTCAGCAACCCTGACCACTAAGCACGTCGCCGATACTGTCTGCAGCGGCGCTGCCGGCTGTTTCATGCACGGGCCCACCTTTATGGGCAATCCACTGGCCTGTGCCGTGGCAAATGCCAGCTTAACCCTACTGCAAACCGGTGAGTGGCAACAACAGGTTGAAAGCATTGAAAAACAGCTGGCGGAAACTTTACCTGAAATTGGCAAGCTTAAAACCGTGAAAGATGTCCGCTGGCTCGGTGCCATCGGCGTTGTAGAGCTGCATGAACCGGTCGACCTGGCTGAAATTCAGCAGCGTTTTGTCGACCAAGGTGTCTGGATTCGCCCTTTTGGCACACTTGTCTACATCATGCCGCCATTTATCATTAATCAACAGGAACTTAGCCGTCTTACTTCCGCAATTTTGATAACTCTTGGCTAG
- the bioF gene encoding 8-amino-7-oxononanoate synthase yields MPRFKQRIDQALGERQDQGLYRQRTCLTRTALQTMGPDGAMINFSSNDYLGLAQDPELISAWQEGLSQYGAGSGASPLVTGFQTPHQELEALLADWLGFDRALLFSSGFSANQALLFSLLQADDFLLQDKLNHASLMEAGSLSPATMRRFPHNDMQVLQRLLKRSDAAAGDRLVVTEGVFSMDGDLAPLAEIHTLTRAHQSWLAVDDAHGCGVLGEEGRGSCDFAGIRPDILVVTFGKAFGLQGAAILCDHGTAEYLVQFARHFIYSTAMPPAQAHALSTACRLIRRDQWRRDKLAELSALLSELVDPAIALQSTPTPIKPLIIGGSEQAVAVSTALRERGIWVSAIRPPTVPANSARLRITLTAAHSQADVKKLAHSMNEVIHGE; encoded by the coding sequence ATGCCTCGCTTTAAGCAACGTATTGATCAGGCTCTGGGCGAACGTCAAGATCAGGGCCTGTATCGTCAGCGGACCTGCCTTACCCGCACTGCGTTACAGACCATGGGGCCGGATGGCGCCATGATCAATTTTTCCAGCAATGACTATCTGGGGCTGGCCCAGGATCCGGAGTTGATTTCAGCTTGGCAGGAAGGGCTGTCGCAATATGGTGCCGGCAGCGGGGCCTCACCGCTGGTGACGGGCTTTCAGACCCCGCACCAGGAACTCGAAGCCCTGCTGGCCGACTGGCTGGGTTTCGATCGCGCGCTGCTGTTCAGCAGTGGCTTCAGCGCCAATCAAGCGCTGCTGTTTTCCTTACTCCAGGCCGACGATTTTCTTCTGCAGGATAAACTCAACCATGCCTCGCTGATGGAAGCCGGTAGCCTGTCTCCGGCGACAATGCGCCGTTTTCCCCATAACGATATGCAGGTCTTGCAGCGTCTGCTGAAGCGTTCAGATGCAGCAGCCGGTGACCGGCTGGTCGTGACCGAAGGGGTGTTCAGCATGGACGGGGACCTTGCCCCGCTGGCTGAGATCCACACCCTGACGCGGGCGCACCAAAGCTGGCTGGCCGTCGATGATGCCCATGGTTGCGGCGTCTTGGGGGAAGAAGGCCGTGGCAGCTGCGATTTCGCCGGGATCCGGCCGGATATTTTGGTGGTGACGTTTGGTAAGGCATTCGGGCTTCAGGGGGCGGCGATTTTATGTGATCACGGCACCGCTGAATATTTGGTGCAATTTGCCCGGCATTTTATTTACTCCACTGCGATGCCACCGGCCCAGGCACATGCCCTGAGCACGGCTTGCCGTTTGATCCGCCGGGATCAGTGGCGGCGGGACAAGCTGGCGGAGCTGAGCGCGCTGCTCAGTGAACTTGTTGATCCGGCAATTGCGCTGCAATCGACACCGACCCCAATCAAGCCGTTGATCATCGGCGGCAGTGAGCAGGCTGTTGCGGTATCGACCGCGTTGCGAGAGCGGGGGATCTGGGTGAGCGCGATCCGACCGCCGACCGTGCCGGCAAATAGCGCGCGGCTGCGGATCACATTGACGGCTGCCCATAGCCAGGCTGACGTAAAAAAACTGGCACACAGTATGAACGAGGTGATTCATGGCGAATGA
- the bioC gene encoding malonyl-ACP O-methyltransferase BioC: protein MANEMNAVTQTSTPVQIGAPPQPHDKRAIAEAFGRAADHYDQAAAFQRLVGHRLLEQLPALCQAGSRALDLGCGTGYFTEQLLCRGYQVCAADLSVQMLVKAGQRCGERATYLEADAEALPLDDNQFDLAFSSMALQWCDDLATPLKELKRVVRPGGLIAFTTLVDGSLHELAAAWEEVDSRQHVNRFLSQKEINLALAQVGGSADLLDFSPITMHYQTAVELMKDLKGIGATHLHQARKSGLAGRQTIRAVERAYDAFRDSRGQLPATYQVCFGVITND from the coding sequence ATGGCGAATGAAATGAATGCAGTCACTCAAACATCGACTCCGGTCCAGATTGGAGCCCCGCCACAGCCCCACGACAAACGGGCGATTGCTGAGGCATTTGGCCGTGCTGCGGATCATTACGATCAGGCCGCGGCCTTTCAGCGCTTGGTGGGCCATCGTCTGCTTGAACAACTCCCGGCGCTCTGTCAAGCCGGAAGCCGAGCCCTGGATTTGGGATGCGGCACCGGGTATTTCACCGAGCAGCTTCTTTGCCGTGGTTATCAGGTGTGTGCGGCCGATCTGTCGGTTCAGATGCTGGTGAAGGCCGGACAGCGCTGCGGCGAACGGGCGACGTATCTGGAAGCCGATGCGGAAGCATTGCCACTGGACGATAACCAGTTTGATCTTGCATTCAGCAGCATGGCCCTGCAATGGTGTGACGATCTGGCAACGCCGCTCAAAGAGCTGAAACGGGTGGTCAGGCCGGGTGGGTTGATAGCTTTTACTACCCTGGTTGACGGCTCGCTTCATGAGCTGGCGGCGGCTTGGGAAGAGGTTGATTCACGTCAACATGTGAACCGGTTTCTGTCGCAAAAGGAGATAAACCTTGCGCTGGCGCAAGTTGGGGGGTCAGCGGATCTCCTAGACTTTTCACCAATCACTATGCATTACCAGACGGCTGTTGAGCTGATGAAAGATCTCAAAGGGATCGGCGCGACCCATCTACATCAGGCCCGAAAATCAGGGCTTGCCGGGCGTCAAACCATCCGTGCCGTCGAACGTGCTTATGATGCGTTTCGTGACAGTCGCGGACAGTTGCCGGCGACTTACCAAGTCTGCTTTGGAGTAATTACAAATGATTAA
- a CDS encoding thiol-disulfide oxidoreductase DCC family protein: MNKPRLIVFYDGACEGCVKDRARYERWLGRDTARVHWFDITDQEAQLEARGIDPARALRELHVEDQRGVVRRELDAYILLFSLIWWLKPLAWLVSLPGIRPRVSRWYRRHVDARLNRDGRG; this comes from the coding sequence ATGAATAAACCCAGGTTGATCGTATTTTATGATGGTGCCTGTGAAGGGTGCGTGAAAGACCGGGCGCGTTATGAGCGCTGGCTCGGACGGGACACCGCGCGAGTACACTGGTTCGATATTACGGATCAGGAAGCGCAATTGGAAGCGCGCGGTATTGATCCGGCACGGGCATTGCGCGAGCTACACGTTGAAGATCAGCGTGGTGTCGTTCGGCGTGAGCTGGATGCTTATATTCTGTTATTTTCGCTGATCTGGTGGCTCAAACCCCTGGCCTGGTTAGTCAGTTTGCCGGGGATCCGGCCGCGGGTTTCTCGCTGGTACCGGAGACATGTCGATGCGCGGCTGAATCGCGATGGACGCGGATAG
- a CDS encoding LutB/LldF family L-lactate oxidation iron-sulfur protein, protein MSMKTSQVNFQERIDVQMKDEFMRKSVANAQERMFTNRAIAAEKLGNWEEWREMGMDIRNHVLENLDYYLQQLSDNVQKNGGHVFFAKTAEEATKYVEGIIQQKNAKKVVKSKSMVTEEIGLNQIIERNDCEVVETDLGEYILQVDDCDPPSHIVVPALHKNRMQIRDVFKDKIGYDGSDDPEELTRYVRNYIRHDFLEADIGITGCNFAVAESGTVTLVTNEGNARLSTSLPKTHIAVMGMERMVPTFEELDIMVSLLCRSAVGLPLTGYVTALTGPREDEHCDGPEEFHLVIVDNGRSEILGSEFRDILRCIRCAACVNTCPAYRHIGGQSYGSIYSGPIGAVLSPLLGDYDDFKELPYACSLCRACHDVCPVKIPLSDLLLKHREKMAESDQTPLLERAAVGAFNFINARPLLWSSTVKVGATVTSGLIRNGKLPVNIGLKAWTESRDLPQGDGESFRSWFKKRKQGKGE, encoded by the coding sequence ATGTCGATGAAAACCAGTCAGGTCAACTTTCAGGAACGTATTGACGTTCAGATGAAAGACGAATTCATGCGCAAATCGGTCGCCAACGCTCAAGAGCGTATGTTTACCAACCGCGCGATTGCTGCCGAAAAGCTTGGCAACTGGGAAGAGTGGCGTGAGATGGGGATGGACATCCGCAACCATGTACTGGAAAACCTGGATTACTACTTACAGCAACTGAGCGACAACGTTCAGAAGAACGGCGGCCACGTCTTCTTCGCCAAAACGGCCGAAGAAGCCACCAAATATGTCGAAGGCATTATCCAGCAGAAAAATGCCAAAAAAGTCGTCAAGTCCAAGTCGATGGTCACTGAAGAGATCGGCCTGAACCAGATCATTGAGCGCAATGACTGCGAAGTGGTAGAAACCGATCTCGGTGAATACATTCTCCAGGTTGATGACTGCGATCCACCGTCACATATCGTGGTTCCAGCCCTGCACAAAAACCGGATGCAAATCCGCGATGTGTTCAAAGACAAAATCGGCTATGACGGCTCCGACGATCCGGAAGAGCTGACCCGCTATGTCCGGAACTACATCCGCCATGATTTCCTCGAGGCTGATATCGGCATCACCGGCTGTAACTTCGCCGTCGCCGAATCCGGCACCGTGACCCTGGTGACCAACGAAGGCAACGCCCGCCTGTCGACCAGCCTGCCGAAAACCCATATTGCGGTGATGGGCATGGAACGGATGGTTCCAACCTTTGAAGAGCTGGATATCATGGTCAGCCTACTGTGTCGCAGCGCCGTCGGCCTGCCGCTGACCGGCTATGTCACGGCCCTGACCGGCCCGCGCGAAGATGAGCATTGCGATGGCCCGGAAGAGTTCCACCTGGTCATTGTCGATAACGGCCGCTCCGAGATCCTCGGTTCTGAGTTCCGCGACATTCTGCGCTGTATTCGTTGTGCTGCCTGCGTCAACACCTGTCCGGCATACCGTCATATCGGCGGCCAATCTTACGGCTCGATCTATTCCGGTCCGATTGGCGCCGTTCTGTCGCCGCTGCTGGGCGATTATGACGACTTTAAAGAGCTACCGTACGCCTGTAGTTTGTGCCGCGCGTGTCATGACGTGTGTCCGGTGAAGATCCCGCTCTCTGATCTGCTGCTCAAACACCGCGAGAAGATGGCAGAGTCCGATCAGACGCCGCTGCTCGAGCGTGCAGCCGTGGGTGCCTTCAACTTTATCAATGCCCGCCCACTGCTGTGGAGCAGCACGGTGAAAGTCGGTGCCACGGTCACCAGCGGCCTGATCCGCAACGGCAAGCTGCCGGTGAACATCGGCCTGAAAGCCTGGACCGAGTCACGCGATCTACCGCAGGGCGATGGTGAATCGTTCCGCAGCTGGTTCAAAAAACGCAAGCAGGGTAAAGGGGAATAA
- the bioB gene encoding biotin synthase BioB translates to MEVRHDWTVEEVQALFDKPFMDLVFEAQQVHRQYHEPNKVQVSTLLSIKTGACPEDCKYCPQSAHYRTDVDRERLLEVERVLDAAGKAKASGATRFCMGAAWKNPKERDMPYLLDMVRGVKSMGLETCMTLGMITGDQANELADAGLDYYNHNLDTSPEYYGNIITTRTYQDRLDTLGHVRDAGMKICSGGIIGMGESDRDRAALLVELANLPVHPESVPINMLVKVKGTPLEDVDDVDPFDFVRIIAVARIIMPLSAVRLSAGREDMNEQMQALCFMAGANSVFYGCKLLTTPNPGEDKDMQLFAKLGINRQEQAAKPDEVQEQELLGQVAQRVAARPGKDDLFYDASL, encoded by the coding sequence GTGGAAGTACGTCACGATTGGACAGTCGAGGAAGTACAAGCGCTATTCGACAAGCCGTTTATGGATCTGGTGTTTGAAGCACAGCAAGTGCACCGTCAGTATCACGAGCCGAACAAAGTTCAGGTCAGCACCCTGCTGTCCATTAAGACCGGCGCGTGCCCGGAAGACTGTAAGTACTGCCCGCAAAGCGCGCACTACCGCACTGATGTTGATCGTGAGCGTCTGCTGGAAGTAGAACGTGTGTTAGACGCTGCCGGGAAAGCCAAAGCATCCGGCGCGACTCGTTTTTGTATGGGCGCCGCCTGGAAAAACCCGAAAGAACGCGATATGCCGTATCTGTTGGATATGGTGCGTGGGGTCAAATCCATGGGGCTGGAAACCTGTATGACGCTGGGGATGATCACGGGCGATCAGGCCAATGAGCTGGCCGATGCTGGTCTGGATTATTACAACCATAACCTCGACACCTCGCCGGAGTATTACGGCAATATCATTACCACCCGGACTTATCAGGATCGTCTCGATACCCTGGGCCATGTGCGTGATGCCGGGATGAAAATCTGCTCGGGCGGGATTATCGGGATGGGGGAAAGTGACCGTGACCGTGCCGCATTGCTGGTCGAGCTGGCGAACCTGCCGGTTCATCCGGAAAGTGTGCCAATCAACATGCTGGTCAAAGTTAAAGGCACGCCGCTTGAAGATGTCGATGATGTGGATCCGTTTGATTTCGTGCGCATCATTGCGGTGGCGCGTATCATCATGCCGCTATCGGCCGTTCGCCTATCGGCCGGCCGTGAAGATATGAACGAGCAGATGCAAGCACTGTGCTTCATGGCCGGGGCCAACTCCGTGTTCTACGGCTGTAAATTGCTGACAACCCCGAACCCGGGTGAAGACAAGGACATGCAGCTGTTTGCCAAACTGGGGATTAACCGCCAGGAGCAGGCAGCCAAGCCGGATGAAGTTCAGGAGCAGGAGCTTCTCGGCCAGGTGGCACAGCGCGTGGCAGCTCGTCCGGGGAAAGATGATCTGTTCTATGATGCCTCGCTTTAA
- a CDS encoding L-lactate permease, translating into MLNLAISVVPILLLIWMMTKRNSLPSHIALPVTALIIGLLQLFYFGTDATLLSANMISGMLSAITPISIIAGAILLNRVIALSGAEDVIRQWLEGISRNQVAQLMIIGWAFAFMIEGASGFGTPAAIAAPILVGLGFNPLKVAILALVMNSVPVSFGAVGTPTWFGLAGLGLDETALLETGRQSALLHAIAAFIIPIIALKFVVSWQAIRRNLLFIQLSIVSCTLPYWLFAQWNYEFPALVGGAIGLSLSILLARMNVGLETQEPSTHAKPEKIPFGTVLKAMSPTLMLIGILIVTRIQQLGIKGMLNDSTQMFNFNLGFADLSVSQALIFKLSNILGTDTSWAYKTLYVPALIPFLLVVLISIPVLGMSGQLAKQAFTETASRIKIPFIALVGALIMVKFMMVGDESSPIMTTGQAFADLMGANWQWVASYLGALGAFFSGSATVSNLTFGGIQQTIAHTVGLPETTILALQSVGASMGNMVCINNIIAVSTILGIANKEGYIIKRTVVPMVIYGVIVGLVSAFI; encoded by the coding sequence ATGTTAAACCTTGCAATATCTGTCGTACCGATCTTGCTCCTCATCTGGATGATGACCAAGCGCAACTCGCTACCGTCACATATCGCACTGCCGGTCACCGCGTTGATTATCGGCTTGCTGCAACTCTTTTACTTTGGGACAGATGCCACCCTGCTTTCTGCCAACATGATTTCCGGCATGCTGTCTGCGATCACCCCTATCTCTATTATTGCCGGTGCCATCCTGCTTAACCGCGTCATCGCCCTGTCCGGTGCCGAAGATGTGATCCGCCAGTGGCTGGAAGGGATCAGCCGTAACCAGGTCGCGCAGCTGATGATCATCGGTTGGGCATTTGCCTTTATGATTGAAGGTGCCTCGGGCTTCGGGACGCCAGCAGCCATTGCCGCCCCAATTCTGGTCGGCCTCGGCTTCAATCCCCTGAAAGTCGCGATTCTGGCGCTGGTGATGAACTCAGTCCCGGTTTCTTTCGGCGCCGTCGGCACCCCGACCTGGTTTGGCCTCGCCGGCCTGGGCCTGGATGAAACCGCCCTGCTGGAAACCGGTCGCCAGTCTGCCCTGCTTCATGCCATTGCCGCTTTCATTATTCCGATCATCGCGCTGAAATTTGTGGTCAGCTGGCAAGCCATTCGCCGTAACCTGCTGTTCATCCAATTGAGCATCGTATCCTGTACTCTGCCTTACTGGCTGTTCGCACAGTGGAACTATGAGTTCCCGGCTCTGGTTGGCGGAGCAATCGGCCTGTCGCTGTCAATCCTACTGGCCCGCATGAATGTTGGCCTGGAAACACAGGAACCAAGCACGCATGCCAAACCGGAAAAAATACCGTTCGGGACTGTACTCAAAGCTATGAGCCCGACTCTGATGCTGATTGGGATCCTGATCGTGACCCGCATTCAGCAGCTGGGTATCAAAGGGATGCTGAACGACAGTACTCAGATGTTTAATTTCAACCTGGGTTTTGCCGACCTGAGTGTGAGCCAGGCGCTGATCTTCAAACTCAGCAACATTCTGGGTACCGACACCAGCTGGGCCTATAAGACTCTGTATGTTCCAGCGCTGATCCCATTTCTGTTGGTGGTGCTGATCTCCATTCCAGTGCTGGGCATGAGTGGCCAACTGGCCAAGCAGGCGTTCACAGAAACGGCCAGCCGGATCAAAATCCCGTTCATCGCCCTGGTCGGTGCCCTGATCATGGTGAAGTTTATGATGGTCGGTGATGAGAGTTCACCCATCATGACCACAGGCCAAGCTTTTGCTGATCTGATGGGTGCCAACTGGCAGTGGGTTGCTTCCTACCTGGGTGCGCTGGGCGCGTTCTTCTCCGGCTCTGCGACGGTCTCGAACCTGACGTTCGGCGGGATCCAACAGACCATTGCCCACACAGTCGGTCTGCCGGAAACAACAATTCTGGCCCTGCAATCGGTCGGCGCATCGATGGGGAACATGGTATGTATCAATAACATCATCGCTGTTTCAACCATTTTGGGGATTGCCAACAAAGAAGGCTACATCATCAAGCGTACCGTGGTCCCTATGGTGATCTACGGGGTGATTGTCGGCCTGGTCAGTGCCTTTATCTAA